A window of the Constrictibacter sp. MBR-5 genome harbors these coding sequences:
- a CDS encoding branched-chain amino acid ABC transporter permease: MDAIFDIYLLEAILNGLLLGGVLALLALGLNLVFGVIDVVWICYAELVMFGMYAVFFLYTDHGLPLALAGPLAIAGVALMGAALHYLVIAPLLGTPPINQLLATGGVLFLLQNLATVLFGIDFRNLGLRLPILEFADMYISFARLLAFGAALLGMAALYLFLTRTFMGTAIRAIAQDREIMVLMGVNSRKVYLITSAIGGALAGLAACLLVLQYDVHPAIGLQFGPITFMICVLGGLGNMVGGFIAAFIFSEIIAIGGFYFAIEWGYVVAFAFFIVMMIIKPEGLLGKKS; this comes from the coding sequence ATGGACGCGATCTTCGACATCTATCTGCTGGAGGCCATCCTGAATGGGCTGCTGCTCGGCGGGGTTCTCGCCCTGCTGGCGCTCGGCCTGAACCTCGTCTTCGGCGTCATCGACGTGGTGTGGATCTGCTACGCCGAACTGGTGATGTTCGGCATGTACGCCGTGTTCTTCCTCTACACCGACCACGGCCTGCCGCTGGCGCTGGCGGGACCGCTGGCGATCGCCGGCGTGGCGCTCATGGGGGCAGCGCTGCACTATCTGGTCATCGCCCCGCTGCTCGGCACGCCGCCGATCAACCAGCTGCTGGCGACCGGCGGCGTGCTGTTCCTGCTGCAGAACCTGGCGACCGTCCTGTTCGGCATCGACTTCCGCAATCTGGGCCTGCGCCTGCCGATCCTCGAATTCGCCGACATGTACATCAGCTTCGCCCGCCTGCTCGCCTTCGGCGCGGCGCTGCTCGGCATGGCCGCCCTGTACCTGTTCCTGACGCGCACCTTCATGGGAACGGCGATCCGCGCCATCGCCCAGGATCGCGAGATCATGGTGCTGATGGGCGTGAATTCGCGGAAGGTCTACCTGATCACCTCCGCCATCGGCGGGGCGCTGGCCGGCCTCGCCGCCTGCCTGCTGGTGCTGCAGTACGACGTGCACCCGGCGATCGGCCTGCAGTTCGGCCCGATCACCTTCATGATCTGCGTGCTGGGCGGGCTCGGCAACATGGTGGGCGGCTTCATCGCCGCCTTCATCTTCAGCGAGATCATCGCGATCGGCGGCTTCTACTTCGCGATCGAGTGGGGCTACGTCGTCGCCTTCGCCTTTTTCATCGTGATGATGATCATCAAGCCCGAGGGCCTGCTGGGGAAGAAATCATGA
- a CDS encoding class II aldolase/adducin family protein, which translates to MALAAVSTEGKSIRDRVSPEEWQTRVDLAALYRLVAKHGMTDLTATHISARVPGTQDQFLLNPHGLLFSQVTASNLVKIDLDGKVIDGEYGVNAAGFTIHSAVHSARHDIDCVAHTHTPAGMAVAALPDGLMPLTQASMRFYGRTAYHDFEGVALDLDERERLIADLGEASVMMLKNHGILVCGKTIRNAWVLLYRLEKVCQVQLAAMATGAELLTPSQELCEKALGQFDRGDNTYRQDGWESQLRLLDRADPSWRH; encoded by the coding sequence ATGGCCCTGGCAGCTGTTTCCACCGAGGGTAAGTCCATCCGCGACCGTGTCAGCCCGGAGGAGTGGCAGACGCGGGTCGATCTCGCGGCGCTTTACCGGCTGGTCGCCAAGCACGGCATGACCGACCTGACCGCCACTCACATCTCGGCCCGCGTTCCCGGCACGCAGGACCAGTTTCTGCTGAACCCGCACGGCCTGCTGTTCAGCCAGGTCACGGCGTCGAACCTCGTCAAGATCGACCTGGACGGCAAGGTCATCGACGGCGAGTACGGCGTGAACGCGGCGGGCTTCACCATCCACTCGGCGGTGCACTCGGCGCGCCACGACATCGACTGCGTCGCGCATACGCACACGCCGGCCGGGATGGCCGTGGCCGCGCTGCCCGACGGGCTGATGCCGCTGACCCAGGCCTCGATGCGCTTCTACGGCCGCACGGCCTATCACGACTTCGAGGGCGTGGCACTCGACCTGGACGAGCGCGAGCGGCTGATCGCCGACCTGGGCGAGGCCAGCGTCATGATGCTGAAGAATCACGGCATCCTGGTCTGCGGCAAGACGATCCGGAACGCCTGGGTGCTGCTCTACCGGCTGGAGAAGGTCTGCCAGGTGCAGCTGGCCGCGATGGCGACCGGCGCGGAACTGCTGACCCCGTCGCAGGAACTGTGCGAGAAGGCGCTCGGCCAGTTCGACCGCGGCGACAACACCTATCGCCAGGATGGCTGGGAATCGCAGCTGCGGCTGCTCGACCGCGCCGACCCGAGCTGGCGGCACTGA
- a CDS encoding mandelate racemase/muconate lactonizing enzyme family protein translates to MKIKSVTATWLHVPIPKEKQHVSDFGPTLSFDSTLVRIETESGLVGWGESKAAVGSSGTNHALVVCIEKEMAPLLIGQDARDISRLWDVMYNGTRAHFAIDRGHVFPVLGRRGLTVSAIAGIDMALWDILGKSLNAPVWRLLGGRRREKMPAYASGGWAPVDRIGAELQSFIDRGNFKAVKMRVGSGDGELSHSVARVHAARKALGPDIDIMCDAHGTYTVVEAKRFCRQVADCNIAWFEEPVTADDKRGQAEVRASTDIPISAGESEFTRFDFRDLIELRAVDILQPDLSIAGGITEAMRIEALASAHQLRFAPHLWGGALTFASGLHVAAVASTGFILEYSLGANPMLHELAVEKFPVIDGWVDIPDRPGLGVTIDEDFVARHRKT, encoded by the coding sequence ATGAAGATCAAGTCCGTCACCGCCACCTGGCTGCACGTGCCGATCCCCAAGGAGAAGCAGCACGTCAGCGATTTCGGCCCGACCCTGTCCTTCGATTCGACCCTGGTGCGGATCGAGACGGAGAGCGGCCTCGTCGGCTGGGGCGAGTCCAAGGCGGCCGTCGGCAGCAGCGGCACGAACCACGCGCTCGTCGTCTGCATCGAGAAGGAGATGGCGCCGCTGCTGATCGGGCAGGATGCGCGCGACATCTCGCGGCTGTGGGACGTCATGTACAACGGCACGCGCGCCCACTTCGCCATCGACCGCGGCCATGTCTTCCCCGTGCTCGGCCGGCGCGGCCTGACGGTGTCCGCCATCGCCGGCATCGACATGGCGCTCTGGGACATCCTCGGCAAATCGCTGAATGCGCCGGTCTGGCGCCTGCTCGGCGGCCGGCGGCGGGAGAAGATGCCGGCCTACGCCTCCGGCGGCTGGGCGCCCGTCGACCGGATCGGCGCCGAACTGCAGAGCTTCATCGATCGCGGCAACTTCAAGGCGGTGAAGATGCGGGTCGGCTCCGGCGACGGCGAGCTGTCGCATTCGGTGGCGCGCGTCCATGCGGCGCGCAAGGCGCTCGGCCCCGACATCGACATCATGTGCGACGCGCACGGCACCTATACGGTGGTCGAGGCCAAGCGCTTCTGCCGCCAGGTCGCCGACTGCAACATCGCCTGGTTCGAGGAGCCGGTGACAGCCGACGACAAGCGCGGCCAGGCCGAGGTGCGCGCCTCGACCGACATCCCGATCTCGGCCGGCGAGAGCGAGTTCACCCGCTTCGACTTCCGCGACCTCATCGAGCTGCGCGCCGTCGACATCCTGCAGCCCGACCTGTCGATCGCCGGCGGCATCACCGAGGCGATGCGCATCGAGGCGCTCGCCTCGGCGCACCAGCTCCGCTTCGCGCCACACCTCTGGGGCGGCGCGCTCACCTTCGCCTCCGGCCTGCACGTCGCCGCCGTGGCGTCGACCGGCTTCATCCTGGAGTACAGCCTGGGCGCCAACCCGATGCTGCACGAGCTGGCGGTCGAGAAGTTCCCGGTGATCGACGGCTGGGTCGACATCCCGGACCGCCCAGGCCTGGGCGTCACCATCGACGAGGACTTCGTCGCCCGCCACCGCAAAACCTGA
- a CDS encoding branched-chain amino acid ABC transporter permease: protein MNQGMAAVVLGVGLLLVPFLGVPDYYMHMLILILIWSLAYTAWSIMGRFGLVSLGHGAFMGIGAYAVALLWNHWGVTPWLGIPVALLLAAGAAVLIGYPCFRFRIVGHYFALVTLALTEVVRLTIVAMRDYTGGSLGMTPRQDGQGVSWWALQFADKDYFYVLALVCWAFGLWVWWKVDRSMARYAMEAIAENEDASAAVGVNVMAQKIRITVISAVLTALAGILYGQYQMYINPETVSGIAVSLQIVFAVVAGGLYVLLGPTVGAVFTILLAESLRVMIGTDMVGLDATIYGFLLVLFIIFLPRGILGTALAWAQGRPDRATTPLNATRAKQA, encoded by the coding sequence ATGAACCAGGGGATGGCGGCCGTCGTCCTGGGCGTCGGGCTCCTGCTCGTGCCGTTCCTGGGCGTGCCCGACTATTACATGCACATGCTGATCCTCATCCTGATCTGGTCGCTCGCCTATACGGCCTGGTCGATCATGGGGCGGTTCGGGCTGGTGTCGCTCGGCCACGGCGCCTTCATGGGCATCGGCGCCTATGCGGTGGCGCTGCTCTGGAACCATTGGGGCGTCACGCCCTGGCTCGGGATACCGGTGGCGCTGCTACTGGCGGCGGGTGCAGCGGTGCTGATCGGCTATCCCTGCTTCCGCTTCCGCATCGTCGGCCACTATTTCGCGCTGGTGACCCTGGCGCTGACCGAGGTGGTGCGCCTGACCATCGTCGCGATGCGGGATTACACCGGCGGCTCGCTCGGCATGACGCCCCGCCAGGACGGGCAGGGCGTCTCGTGGTGGGCGCTGCAGTTCGCCGACAAGGACTATTTCTATGTCCTGGCGCTCGTCTGCTGGGCGTTCGGCCTGTGGGTCTGGTGGAAGGTCGACCGCAGCATGGCGCGCTATGCGATGGAGGCCATCGCCGAGAACGAGGACGCATCGGCGGCCGTCGGCGTGAACGTCATGGCGCAGAAGATCCGCATCACCGTGATCAGCGCCGTGCTGACCGCGCTCGCCGGCATCCTCTACGGCCAGTACCAGATGTACATCAACCCGGAGACCGTCTCCGGCATCGCGGTGTCGTTGCAGATCGTCTTCGCGGTGGTCGCCGGCGGCCTCTACGTCCTGCTCGGGCCGACCGTCGGCGCGGTGTTCACGATCCTGCTCGCGGAGTCGCTGCGCGTGATGATCGGCACCGACATGGTCGGACTGGACGCGACGATCTACGGCTTCCTGCTCGTGCTGTTCATCATCTTCCTGCCGCGCGGCATCCTGGGCACGGCCCTCGCCTGGGCCCAGGGCCGCCCGGACCGTGCGACCACACCGCTGAACGCGACGCGGGCGAAGCAGGCTTGA